Part of the Woronichinia naegeliana WA131 genome, TTGGCTTTGATCGTGGGCTGGTGGCTGCAATCATTTTGGTTCCCGTTAACGCTGGTGGCGATCGCCGTTCTGGTTTCACAACTCAATCGTCTTAGGTCAGAAAGACTTGATCGTAAGCGAGCCAGCCATTTTTCTAAGCAATTACAGCGTTTAAGCCAAATGTTTGAAGCGTTGGAACAGGCTGTCAACCGATCGCCTTTGCCCCTTTCGCTACCATTTTCACCATCATCCTCTCCACCCCTCTCTGCTGATCTGGATAGACTGCATAGCCTAGAAGATTCTCTCTCTGAATTGGTTAAATATTTTCAGCAACAGGCGATCGCCGAACGCCTAGAACAGTTAGAACGGCGTTATCAATGGCTGAGTGTGGAAGCAGAGACTAGCCCGACCTTTACTCCGCCCCTGCCCACAGATGCTTTTCCTAGTCCTGTCGCCCAGGCAGTTCCCAATGGATTAGGGGTTTCTAGCTCCATACCGGCGATCATTCCCCAAGTCAGAATGCTGCGTCAGATTCCAGCCCATCGTAATGCGGTTTCTTCTTTGGCCATCAGTGAGGATGGACGTTTTTTTGTGAGTGCAAGTTGGGATCAATCGCTGAAAATCTGGGAAACCGATTCTGGCAATTTATTGGGAACTATTATTGCCCATAGCCAGGGGGTTTTAGCGACGGTGTTTTTAGCGACAACGGCCAAACTTGAGGATTGTCGGTTAGCCAGTGGTAGTTTTGATCAAACTTTAAAATTTTGGCGTGTTAAATCCCGCTCTCAGACTGGGTATGACCTAGAGCTAGAAAGAACCTTGACTGCTCATACTGGCTCTGTTTATCAGTTGGCCCTAGCGGCTGATCACCAATTGCTAATCAGTGCGAGTTATGACCAAACCCTAAAACAGTGGGATAGTCGAAGTGGAGTTTTACGGGAAAGTTCTCTGGATTCTCTCGGCTCCATTGAAGCGATCGCTGTCCATGAAGAAAGGGAAATTATTGCAGCCGGTGGAGGAGACGGAACAGTTACGCTCTGGCAATTGGGGACGGGTCAGAAACTTGGTCATTTAGTGGGTAATATTTCTTCGATTAAAGCATTAGCCATTAATCACGCTGGCCATTGGATTGCGGCAGCTTGTACCGATGGCACTATCAAGTTTTGGCAATTACCTCTTACCCTGCCACCTAATTTATCACTGCACCCTCAACAGCAACTGCTGGCTCATCAGGGACAAGTAACCAG contains:
- a CDS encoding WD40 repeat domain-containing protein, with the protein product MDFKEKNQRHWLDIAEFSCSMVMILALIVGWWLQSFWFPLTLVAIAVLVSQLNRLRSERLDRKRASHFSKQLQRLSQMFEALEQAVNRSPLPLSLPFSPSSSPPLSADLDRLHSLEDSLSELVKYFQQQAIAERLEQLERRYQWLSVEAETSPTFTPPLPTDAFPSPVAQAVPNGLGVSSSIPAIIPQVRMLRQIPAHRNAVSSLAISEDGRFFVSASWDQSLKIWETDSGNLLGTIIAHSQGVLATVFLATTAKLEDCRLASGSFDQTLKFWRVKSRSQTGYDLELERTLTAHTGSVYQLALAADHQLLISASYDQTLKQWDSRSGVLRESSLDSLGSIEAIAVHEEREIIAAGGGDGTVTLWQLGTGQKLGHLVGNISSIKALAINHAGHWIAAACTDGTIKFWQLPLTLPPNLSLHPQQQLLAHQGQVTSLCFTSSEQLLSAGNDGGIKLWQSEQGEAIAVLVEPSLFAAPKDIVLSLTLSQDEQFLLSGHADGTVSIWQFFVPNS